Proteins from a genomic interval of Trifolium pratense cultivar HEN17-A07 linkage group LG6, ARS_RC_1.1, whole genome shotgun sequence:
- the LOC123888065 gene encoding protein-S-isoprenylcysteine O-methyltransferase A-like, with protein MTEIFSDTACRQLSQMFLAVMFFHVSEYFLAAFIHGKSSVTLRSLLISKDYLLALIFSLLEYLIEIALFPDLKEHCVISDFGLVLVVIGEILRKMAIITAGQSFTHMIRVRPDERHQLVKHGIYKFIRHPGYCGFFIWSVGTQIMLCNPLSTIGFAVVVWKFFSSRIPYEEYFLRQFFGMQYVEYAQQVVSGVPFIK; from the coding sequence ATGACAGAAATCTTTAGCGACACTGCTTGCAGGCAGTTATCTCAAATGTTCCTTGCAGTTATGTTCTTTCACGTTTCAGAGTATTTTCTAGCCGCCTTCATTCATGGGAAATCAAGTGTAACTTTGAGGTCCCTTTTGATTAGCAAAGACTATCTTTTAGCATTGATATTTTCATTGCTAGAATATTTAATTGAGATTGCTTTATTCCCTGATTTAAAGGAACATTGTGTTATCAGTGATTTCGGGTTGGTATTGGTTGTTATCGGGGAAATTTTAAGGAAGATGGCAATAATAACAGCAGGCCAATCATTCACTCATATGATAAGGGTTCGTCCTGATGAACGTCACCAATTGGTTAAACATGGTATATATAAGTTTATTCGTCATCCAGGGTATTGCGGTTTCTTCATTTGGTCTGTTGGAACTCAAATAATGCTCTGTAATCCTTTATCGACTATTGGATTTGCAGTTGTTGTCTGGAAGTTCTTTTCTAGCCGAATACCTTACGAGGAATACTTTTTGAGACAGTTTTTCGGAATGCAGTATGTTGAATATGCCCAACAAGTTGTGTCTGGGGTGCCATTTATAAAATGA
- the LOC123888063 gene encoding cyclin-dependent kinase inhibitor 4-like, producing the protein MGKYMKKSKIAGDVAAVIMDSPSHASTVGVRTRAKTLALQKSPVSSPQNNDSSSYLQLRSRRLRKLPPPPQPRRENASAGNSRLRECSGKTSSSVEKLGSFCAEEENVDFTVEGSFGENFLEIEGKDRSTRESTPCSLIRDSSVIHTPGSTTKQRTQRVIHENVQRNIPTSSEMDEFFALAEKQQQAIFMEKYNFDVVNDVPLPGRYEWVPVLD; encoded by the exons ATGGGAAAATACATGAAGAAATCCAAAATCGCCGGCGACGTCGCCGCCGTAATCATGGATTCTCCATCTCACGCTTCAACCGTCGGTGTACGAACAAGAGCAAAAACCCTCGCTCTCCAGAAATCGCCGGTTTCTTCGCCGCAAAATAATGACTCCTCATCCTATCTCCAACTTCGCAGCCGTCGCCTCCGTAAACTCCCTCCGCCGCCGCAACCACGCAGGGAGAACGCCTCTGCCGGAAATTCGAGACTTCGAGAATGTTCTGGCAAAACGTCGTCGTCCGTTGAAAAATTGGGAAGTTTTTGTGCTGAAGAGGAGAATGTTGATTTCACTGTTGAAGGTTCTTTTGGTGAAAATTTCTTAGAAATTGAAGGCAAAGATAG AAGCACCAGGGAAAGCACACCTTGTAGTTTAATAAGGGATTCAAGTGTCATTCATACTCCTGGTTCGACGACAAAGCAAAGGACGCAGCGAGTAATTCACGAAAACGTGCAAAGAAATATTCCAACTTCTAGTGAAATGGATGAGTTCTTTGCTTTGGCAGAGAAGCAGCAACAAGCAATATTTATGGAAAA GTACAATTTTGATGTAGTGAATGATGTACCTCTACCAGGACGATATGAATGGGTCCCTGTACTTGATTAG